The Grus americana isolate bGruAme1 chromosome 38, bGruAme1.mat, whole genome shotgun sequence genome includes a region encoding these proteins:
- the BCAP31 gene encoding B-cell receptor-associated protein 31 isoform X2 — MSLQWTAVATFLYAEVFLVLLLCVPFVSAARWQKIFKSRLVGLAVAYGNTVFVVLIVILVLLLFDALRETRKYDVTERVALQSSPGALEHFHMKLFRAQRNLYLAGFALLLSFLLRRLVTLISQQAVLGASSEAFRKQAEGASQAARRYMEDNDALRKQLQETGGDGDGASPSRDENKTLKAKVEKLKEELAASKRTLEKAENEVQAMRRQAEGLTREYDRLLDQHARLQAAHDGPRDKKEE, encoded by the exons ATGAGCCTGCAGTGGACGGCGGTCGCCACTTTCCTTTACGCCGAGGTCTTCCTCGTCCTCCTGCTCTGCGTCCCCTTCGTCTCGGCTGCCAg ATGGCAGAAGATCTTCAAGTCGCGGCTGGTGGGCCTGGCCGTGGCCTACGGCAACACCGTCTTCGTCGTCCTCATCGTCATCCTCGTGCTCCTGCTCTTTG ACGCGCTGCGGGAGACCCGCAAGTACGACGTGACGGAGCGGGTggccctgcagagcagccccggCGCCCTCGAGCATTTCCACATGAAGCTTTTCCGGGCCCAGCGCAACCTCTACCTGGCCGGCTTTGCCCTCCTGCTCTCCTT CCTCCTGCGCCGCCTGGTCACCCTCATCTCGCAGCAGGCCGTGCTGGGCGCCTCCAGCGAGGCTTTTCGCAAACAGGCGGAAGGCGCCAGCCAGGCCGCCCGCCGCTACATGGAGGACAACGACGCCTTGCGGAAG cagctgcaggagacGGGGGGCGACGGGGACGGCGCGTCCCCCTCGCGCGACGAGAACAAGACCCTCAAGGCCAAGGTGGAGAAGCTGAAAGAGGAGCTGGCGGCCAGCAAGCGCA CTCTGGAGAAGGCGGAGAACGAGGTGCAGGCCATGCGGCGCCAGGCCGAGGGGCTGACGCGGGAGTACGACCGGCTGCTGGACCAGCACGCCCGCCTGCAG gcagcccACGACGGCCCCCGGGACAAGAAGGAGGAGTGA
- the BCAP31 gene encoding B-cell receptor-associated protein 31 isoform X1, translated as MSLQWTAVATFLYAEVFLVLLLCVPFVSAARWQKIFKSRLVGLAVAYGNTVFVVLIVILVLLLFDALRETRKYDVTERVALQSSPGALEHFHMKLFRAQRNLYLAGFALLLSFLLRRLVTLISQQAVLGASSEAFRKQAEGASQAARRYMEDNDALRKLQETGGDGDGASPSRDENKTLKAKVEKLKEELAASKRTLEKAENEVQAMRRQAEGLTREYDRLLDQHARLQAAHDGPRDKKEE; from the exons ATGAGCCTGCAGTGGACGGCGGTCGCCACTTTCCTTTACGCCGAGGTCTTCCTCGTCCTCCTGCTCTGCGTCCCCTTCGTCTCGGCTGCCAg ATGGCAGAAGATCTTCAAGTCGCGGCTGGTGGGCCTGGCCGTGGCCTACGGCAACACCGTCTTCGTCGTCCTCATCGTCATCCTCGTGCTCCTGCTCTTTG ACGCGCTGCGGGAGACCCGCAAGTACGACGTGACGGAGCGGGTggccctgcagagcagccccggCGCCCTCGAGCATTTCCACATGAAGCTTTTCCGGGCCCAGCGCAACCTCTACCTGGCCGGCTTTGCCCTCCTGCTCTCCTT CCTCCTGCGCCGCCTGGTCACCCTCATCTCGCAGCAGGCCGTGCTGGGCGCCTCCAGCGAGGCTTTTCGCAAACAGGCGGAAGGCGCCAGCCAGGCCGCCCGCCGCTACATGGAGGACAACGACGCCTTGCGGAAG ctgcaggagacGGGGGGCGACGGGGACGGCGCGTCCCCCTCGCGCGACGAGAACAAGACCCTCAAGGCCAAGGTGGAGAAGCTGAAAGAGGAGCTGGCGGCCAGCAAGCGCA CTCTGGAGAAGGCGGAGAACGAGGTGCAGGCCATGCGGCGCCAGGCCGAGGGGCTGACGCGGGAGTACGACCGGCTGCTGGACCAGCACGCCCGCCTGCAG gcagcccACGACGGCCCCCGGGACAAGAAGGAGGAGTGA